One Ranitomeya variabilis isolate aRanVar5 chromosome 5, aRanVar5.hap1, whole genome shotgun sequence DNA window includes the following coding sequences:
- the KHSRP gene encoding far upstream element-binding protein 2 isoform X7 has product MSDYPGAQTGNRKDAFADAVQRARQIAAKIGGETTGGVNNTQEFNFGSQKRQLEDGDQPECKKLATQSEPIAPPLTPVHVPRSTTLTEEYRVPDGMVGLIIGRGGEQINKIQQESACKVQISPDSGGLPERVVSLTGSPDSVQKAKMMLDDIVARGRGGGPGQFHDNANGQNGSLQEIMIPAGKAGLIIGKGGETIKQLQERAGVKMILIQDGSQGTNVDKPLRIVGEPFKVQQACEMVMDLLRERDQGNFGERNEYGSRGGGGGGGGGGGGGIDVPVPRHSVGVVIGRNGEMIKKIQNDAGVRIQFKQDDGTGPDKIAHIMGPPDRCDHAARIIGDLLQSLRSGPPGPPGPGMPPGGRGRGRGQGPWGPPGGEMTFSIPSHKCGLVIGRGGENVKAINQQTGAFVEISRQPPPNGDPNFKMFIIRGSPQQIDHAKQLIEEKIEGPLCPIGPGPPGPGPAGPMGPFNPGPYPPGPPGAPPHPGPPPPPPPHQYPQQGWGSTYPQWGQPPAPHDPTKPPAPTDPSAAWAAYYSHYYQQPPAPVPGQPPAVPVPPPQGEPPQQQQQPPPTSQPDYTKAWEEYYKKMGQQTTQPSGQPDYTKAWEEYYKKQAQAAAAPGAPVAAQAAAATAVAAASSAPPAAQPDYTAAWAEYYRQQAAYYGQAPGAPPAQPPPTQPGPQDAHGLLG; this is encoded by the exons ATTGCAGCGAAGATCGGCGGTGAAACTACCGGAGGAGTTAACAACACCCAAGAATTTAATTTTGGTAGTCAGAAAAGACAACTAGAAGACGGAG ACCAACCAGAGTGCAAAAAATTGGCAACACAAAGCGAAC cGATCGCACCTCCGCTCACTCCAGTACATGTGCCTCG GTCAACAACGCTGACTGAAGAATATCGCGTCCCCGATGGCATGGTGGGACTAA TCATTGGCCGAGGAGGAGAACAAATAAACAAGATCCAACAAGAGTCAGCCTGTAAAGTTCAGATTTCCCCAG ACAGTGGAGGACTCCCGGAGCGGGTGGTGTCACTAACCGGTTCTCCAGACTCTGTGCA GAAAGCAAAAATGATGCTTGATGACATAGTAGCTCGGGGCCGTGGAGGAGGGCCCGGACAGTTTCATGATAACGCCAATGGGCAGAACGGCTCCTTACAGGAGATCATGATCCCTGCCGGCAAAGCCGGTCTCATTATTGGGAAGGGCGGAGAAACTATTAAACAGCTGCAG GAGCGTGCTGGGGTCAAGATGATTCTGATACAAGATGGCTCACAGGGCAcaaatgtagataagcccctgcgcATCGTGGGAGAGCCCTTCAAAGTTCAA CAAGCCTGTGAGATGGTGATGGATCTCTTACGAGAAAGAGATCAGGGAAACTTTGGTGAAAGGAATGAGTACGGCTCccggggaggaggaggtggtggagggggaggtggtggaggcGGCATAGAT GTACCGGTCCCTCGGCACTCAGTGGGGGTAGTAATAGGACGCAATGGAGAAATGATCAAGAAAATTCAGAATGACGCCGGGGTCAGGATACAGTTTAAACAAG ATGATGGGACTGGCCCTGATAAGATTGCACACATTATGGGGCCCCCGGACAGATGTGATCACGCAGCCAGGATAATCGGTGACTTATTGCAGAGCTTGCGA AGCGGTCCACCGGGACCTCCAGGCCCTGGTATGCCGCCTGGTGGCAGAGGAAGAGGTCGAGGGCAAGGGCCATGGGGACCTCCTGGAGGAGAAATGACCTTTTCTATACCCTCTCATAAATGTGGCTTAGTTATCGGTCGAG GTGGAGAGAATGTAAAGGCAATTAACCAACAGACGGGGGCGTTTGTGGAGATCTCACGGCAGCCGCCACCCAATGGCGACCCTAACTTCAAAATGTTCATTATCCGCGGCTCACCACAACAGATCGACCATGCCAAACAGCTCATCGAGGAGAAGATTGAG GGTCCCTTGTGCCCGATCGGTCCTGGCCCCCCTGGTCCTGGCCCAGCTGGCCCCATGGGTCCATTTAACCCAGGTCCTTACCCACCCGGACCCCCAGGAGCTCCACCACA TCCGGGCCCACCGCCTCCTCCACCCCCTCACCAGTACCCCCAACAGGGATGGGGCAGCACGTATCCCCAGTGGGGGCAGCCACCAGCCCCTCACGACCCCA CAAAACCTCCTGCCCCCACAGATCCAAGTGCTGCCTGGGCCGCTTACTACTCGCACTACTACCAACAGCCGCCCGCTCCTGTCCCCGGGCAGCCGCCTGCCGTCCCTGTCCCTCCTCCTCAAGGAGAgcccccacagcagcagcagcagccgccccCCACCAGCCAGCCCGACTACACCAAGGCATGGGAGGAGTACTACAAGAAGATGG GCCAGCAGACGACTCAGCCCTCAGGACAGCCGGATTACACAAAGGCTTGGGAAGAATATTACAAGAAACAAG CCCAAGCAGCAGCCGCTCCTGGCGCCCCTGTGGCAGCCCAAGCAGCAGCTGCGACAGCAGTGGCAGCGGCATCCAGTGCTCCGCCCGCGGCACAACCGGACTACACCGCGGCATGGGCAGAATATTACAGACAGCAGGCGGCATACTATGGCCAGGCACCGGGAGCGCCACCCGCACAGCCCCCTCCGACACAGCCAGGACCACAG GACGCCCATGGCCTGCTCGGCTGA
- the KHSRP gene encoding far upstream element-binding protein 2 isoform X1, with product MSDYPGAQTGNRKDAFADAVQRARQIAAKIGGETTGGVNNTQEFNFGSQKRQLEDGGENLTPLYDQPECKKLATQSEPIAPPLTPVHVPRSTTLTEEYRVPDGMVGLIIGRGGEQINKIQQESACKVQISPDSGGLPERVVSLTGSPDSVQKAKMMLDDIVARGRGGGPGQFHDNANGQNGSLQEIMIPAGKAGLIIGKGGETIKQLQERAGVKMILIQDGSQGTNVDKPLRIVGEPFKVQQACEMVMDLLRERDQGNFGERNEYGSRGGGGGGGGGGGGGIDVSSGYIEVPVPRHSVGVVIGRNGEMIKKIQNDAGVRIQFKQDDGTGPDKIAHIMGPPDRCDHAARIIGDLLQSLRSGPPGPPGPGMPPGGRGRGRGQGPWGPPGGEMTFSIPSHKCGLVIGRGGENVKAINQQTGAFVEISRQPPPNGDPNFKMFIIRGSPQQIDHAKQLIEEKIEGPLCPIGPGPPGPGPAGPMGPFNPGPYPPGPPGAPPHPGPPPPPPPHQYPQQGWGSTYPQWGQPPAPHDPTKPPAPTDPSAAWAAYYSHYYQQPPAPVPGQPPAVPVPPPQGEPPQQQQQPPPTSQPDYTKAWEEYYKKMGQQTTQPSGQPDYTKAWEEYYKKQAQAAAAPGAPVAAQAAAATAVAAASSAPPAAQPDYTAAWAEYYRQQAAYYGQAPGAPPAQPPPTQPGPQDAHGLLG from the exons ATTGCAGCGAAGATCGGCGGTGAAACTACCGGAGGAGTTAACAACACCCAAGAATTTAATTTTGGTAGTCAGAAAAGACAACTAGAAGACGGAGGTGAGAATCTGACGCCGTTATATG ACCAACCAGAGTGCAAAAAATTGGCAACACAAAGCGAAC cGATCGCACCTCCGCTCACTCCAGTACATGTGCCTCG GTCAACAACGCTGACTGAAGAATATCGCGTCCCCGATGGCATGGTGGGACTAA TCATTGGCCGAGGAGGAGAACAAATAAACAAGATCCAACAAGAGTCAGCCTGTAAAGTTCAGATTTCCCCAG ACAGTGGAGGACTCCCGGAGCGGGTGGTGTCACTAACCGGTTCTCCAGACTCTGTGCA GAAAGCAAAAATGATGCTTGATGACATAGTAGCTCGGGGCCGTGGAGGAGGGCCCGGACAGTTTCATGATAACGCCAATGGGCAGAACGGCTCCTTACAGGAGATCATGATCCCTGCCGGCAAAGCCGGTCTCATTATTGGGAAGGGCGGAGAAACTATTAAACAGCTGCAG GAGCGTGCTGGGGTCAAGATGATTCTGATACAAGATGGCTCACAGGGCAcaaatgtagataagcccctgcgcATCGTGGGAGAGCCCTTCAAAGTTCAA CAAGCCTGTGAGATGGTGATGGATCTCTTACGAGAAAGAGATCAGGGAAACTTTGGTGAAAGGAATGAGTACGGCTCccggggaggaggaggtggtggagggggaggtggtggaggcGGCATAGATGTGAGTAGCGGCTACATAGAA GTACCGGTCCCTCGGCACTCAGTGGGGGTAGTAATAGGACGCAATGGAGAAATGATCAAGAAAATTCAGAATGACGCCGGGGTCAGGATACAGTTTAAACAAG ATGATGGGACTGGCCCTGATAAGATTGCACACATTATGGGGCCCCCGGACAGATGTGATCACGCAGCCAGGATAATCGGTGACTTATTGCAGAGCTTGCGA AGCGGTCCACCGGGACCTCCAGGCCCTGGTATGCCGCCTGGTGGCAGAGGAAGAGGTCGAGGGCAAGGGCCATGGGGACCTCCTGGAGGAGAAATGACCTTTTCTATACCCTCTCATAAATGTGGCTTAGTTATCGGTCGAG GTGGAGAGAATGTAAAGGCAATTAACCAACAGACGGGGGCGTTTGTGGAGATCTCACGGCAGCCGCCACCCAATGGCGACCCTAACTTCAAAATGTTCATTATCCGCGGCTCACCACAACAGATCGACCATGCCAAACAGCTCATCGAGGAGAAGATTGAG GGTCCCTTGTGCCCGATCGGTCCTGGCCCCCCTGGTCCTGGCCCAGCTGGCCCCATGGGTCCATTTAACCCAGGTCCTTACCCACCCGGACCCCCAGGAGCTCCACCACA TCCGGGCCCACCGCCTCCTCCACCCCCTCACCAGTACCCCCAACAGGGATGGGGCAGCACGTATCCCCAGTGGGGGCAGCCACCAGCCCCTCACGACCCCA CAAAACCTCCTGCCCCCACAGATCCAAGTGCTGCCTGGGCCGCTTACTACTCGCACTACTACCAACAGCCGCCCGCTCCTGTCCCCGGGCAGCCGCCTGCCGTCCCTGTCCCTCCTCCTCAAGGAGAgcccccacagcagcagcagcagccgccccCCACCAGCCAGCCCGACTACACCAAGGCATGGGAGGAGTACTACAAGAAGATGG GCCAGCAGACGACTCAGCCCTCAGGACAGCCGGATTACACAAAGGCTTGGGAAGAATATTACAAGAAACAAG CCCAAGCAGCAGCCGCTCCTGGCGCCCCTGTGGCAGCCCAAGCAGCAGCTGCGACAGCAGTGGCAGCGGCATCCAGTGCTCCGCCCGCGGCACAACCGGACTACACCGCGGCATGGGCAGAATATTACAGACAGCAGGCGGCATACTATGGCCAGGCACCGGGAGCGCCACCCGCACAGCCCCCTCCGACACAGCCAGGACCACAG GACGCCCATGGCCTGCTCGGCTGA
- the KHSRP gene encoding far upstream element-binding protein 2 isoform X4: MSDYPGAQTGNRKDAFADAVQRARQIAAKIGGETTGGVNNTQEFNFGSQKRQLEDGGENLTPLYDQPECKKLATQSEPIAPPLTPVHVPRSTTLTEEYRVPDGMVGLIIGRGGEQINKIQQESACKVQISPDSGGLPERVVSLTGSPDSVQKAKMMLDDIVARGRGGGPGQFHDNANGQNGSLQEIMIPAGKAGLIIGKGGETIKQLQERAGVKMILIQDGSQGTNVDKPLRIVGEPFKVQQACEMVMDLLRERDQGNFGERNEYGSRGGGGGGGGGGGGGIDVPVPRHSVGVVIGRNGEMIKKIQNDAGVRIQFKQDDGTGPDKIAHIMGPPDRCDHAARIIGDLLQSLRSGPPGPPGPGMPPGGRGRGRGQGPWGPPGGEMTFSIPSHKCGLVIGRGGENVKAINQQTGAFVEISRQPPPNGDPNFKMFIIRGSPQQIDHAKQLIEEKIEGPLCPIGPGPPGPGPAGPMGPFNPGPYPPGPPGAPPHPGPPPPPPPHQYPQQGWGSTYPQWGQPPAPHDPTKPPAPTDPSAAWAAYYSHYYQQPPAPVPGQPPAVPVPPPQGEPPQQQQQPPPTSQPDYTKAWEEYYKKMGQQTTQPSGQPDYTKAWEEYYKKQAQAAAAPGAPVAAQAAAATAVAAASSAPPAAQPDYTAAWAEYYRQQAAYYGQAPGAPPAQPPPTQPGPQDAHGLLG; encoded by the exons ATTGCAGCGAAGATCGGCGGTGAAACTACCGGAGGAGTTAACAACACCCAAGAATTTAATTTTGGTAGTCAGAAAAGACAACTAGAAGACGGAGGTGAGAATCTGACGCCGTTATATG ACCAACCAGAGTGCAAAAAATTGGCAACACAAAGCGAAC cGATCGCACCTCCGCTCACTCCAGTACATGTGCCTCG GTCAACAACGCTGACTGAAGAATATCGCGTCCCCGATGGCATGGTGGGACTAA TCATTGGCCGAGGAGGAGAACAAATAAACAAGATCCAACAAGAGTCAGCCTGTAAAGTTCAGATTTCCCCAG ACAGTGGAGGACTCCCGGAGCGGGTGGTGTCACTAACCGGTTCTCCAGACTCTGTGCA GAAAGCAAAAATGATGCTTGATGACATAGTAGCTCGGGGCCGTGGAGGAGGGCCCGGACAGTTTCATGATAACGCCAATGGGCAGAACGGCTCCTTACAGGAGATCATGATCCCTGCCGGCAAAGCCGGTCTCATTATTGGGAAGGGCGGAGAAACTATTAAACAGCTGCAG GAGCGTGCTGGGGTCAAGATGATTCTGATACAAGATGGCTCACAGGGCAcaaatgtagataagcccctgcgcATCGTGGGAGAGCCCTTCAAAGTTCAA CAAGCCTGTGAGATGGTGATGGATCTCTTACGAGAAAGAGATCAGGGAAACTTTGGTGAAAGGAATGAGTACGGCTCccggggaggaggaggtggtggagggggaggtggtggaggcGGCATAGAT GTACCGGTCCCTCGGCACTCAGTGGGGGTAGTAATAGGACGCAATGGAGAAATGATCAAGAAAATTCAGAATGACGCCGGGGTCAGGATACAGTTTAAACAAG ATGATGGGACTGGCCCTGATAAGATTGCACACATTATGGGGCCCCCGGACAGATGTGATCACGCAGCCAGGATAATCGGTGACTTATTGCAGAGCTTGCGA AGCGGTCCACCGGGACCTCCAGGCCCTGGTATGCCGCCTGGTGGCAGAGGAAGAGGTCGAGGGCAAGGGCCATGGGGACCTCCTGGAGGAGAAATGACCTTTTCTATACCCTCTCATAAATGTGGCTTAGTTATCGGTCGAG GTGGAGAGAATGTAAAGGCAATTAACCAACAGACGGGGGCGTTTGTGGAGATCTCACGGCAGCCGCCACCCAATGGCGACCCTAACTTCAAAATGTTCATTATCCGCGGCTCACCACAACAGATCGACCATGCCAAACAGCTCATCGAGGAGAAGATTGAG GGTCCCTTGTGCCCGATCGGTCCTGGCCCCCCTGGTCCTGGCCCAGCTGGCCCCATGGGTCCATTTAACCCAGGTCCTTACCCACCCGGACCCCCAGGAGCTCCACCACA TCCGGGCCCACCGCCTCCTCCACCCCCTCACCAGTACCCCCAACAGGGATGGGGCAGCACGTATCCCCAGTGGGGGCAGCCACCAGCCCCTCACGACCCCA CAAAACCTCCTGCCCCCACAGATCCAAGTGCTGCCTGGGCCGCTTACTACTCGCACTACTACCAACAGCCGCCCGCTCCTGTCCCCGGGCAGCCGCCTGCCGTCCCTGTCCCTCCTCCTCAAGGAGAgcccccacagcagcagcagcagccgccccCCACCAGCCAGCCCGACTACACCAAGGCATGGGAGGAGTACTACAAGAAGATGG GCCAGCAGACGACTCAGCCCTCAGGACAGCCGGATTACACAAAGGCTTGGGAAGAATATTACAAGAAACAAG CCCAAGCAGCAGCCGCTCCTGGCGCCCCTGTGGCAGCCCAAGCAGCAGCTGCGACAGCAGTGGCAGCGGCATCCAGTGCTCCGCCCGCGGCACAACCGGACTACACCGCGGCATGGGCAGAATATTACAGACAGCAGGCGGCATACTATGGCCAGGCACCGGGAGCGCCACCCGCACAGCCCCCTCCGACACAGCCAGGACCACAG GACGCCCATGGCCTGCTCGGCTGA